The Rhodopseudomonas palustris genome window below encodes:
- a CDS encoding ABC transporter permease subunit yields the protein MDYFAQQLINGLVLGSIYGLIAIGYTMVYGIVGMINFAHGDIFMIGGFIALISFLILVSFGLSFVPLILLVVLLVSMAITALYGWTVERIAYRPLRHSFRLAPMLSAIGMSFVLMNYAQVSQGARVKPVPPIITGGYTLHESADGFNVQLSNVQILVVVTTVVLLGIFTWLVAKTRLGRDMRACEQDQTMAALLGVDVDRTISMTFVIGAALASVAGMMYLLYYGLIDFFMGFIAGIKAFTAAVLGGIGSLPGAMLGGLLIGLIETFWSAYFSVEYKDVAAFSILIIVLIFMPTGLLGRPEVEKV from the coding sequence ATGGACTATTTCGCCCAGCAGCTCATCAACGGTCTCGTGCTCGGCTCGATCTACGGCCTGATCGCGATCGGCTACACGATGGTGTACGGCATCGTCGGCATGATCAATTTCGCCCATGGCGACATCTTCATGATCGGCGGCTTCATCGCGCTGATCAGCTTCCTGATCCTGGTGTCGTTCGGCCTCAGCTTCGTGCCGCTGATCCTTCTGGTGGTGCTGCTGGTGTCGATGGCGATCACCGCGCTGTACGGCTGGACGGTCGAGCGCATCGCCTACCGCCCGCTCAGGCATTCGTTCCGCCTCGCCCCGATGCTGTCGGCGATCGGCATGTCGTTCGTGCTGATGAACTACGCCCAGGTGTCGCAGGGCGCCCGCGTCAAGCCGGTGCCGCCGATCATCACCGGCGGCTACACGCTGCACGAGAGCGCCGACGGCTTCAACGTCCAGCTCTCCAACGTGCAGATCCTGGTGGTCGTCACCACCGTGGTGCTGCTCGGCATCTTCACCTGGCTGGTGGCCAAGACCCGGCTCGGCCGCGACATGCGCGCCTGCGAGCAGGATCAGACCATGGCGGCACTGCTCGGCGTCGACGTCGACCGCACCATCTCAATGACCTTCGTGATCGGCGCCGCGCTCGCCTCGGTCGCCGGCATGATGTACCTGCTGTATTATGGGCTGATCGACTTCTTCATGGGATTCATCGCCGGCATCAAGGCGTTCACCGCGGCCGTGCTCGGCGGCATCGGCTCGCTGCCCGGCGCGATGCTCGGCGGCCTGCTGATCGGCCTGATCGAGACCTTCTGGTCGGCCTATTTCTCGGTCGAGTACAAGGACGTTGCGGCGTTCTCGATCTTGATCATCGTGCTGATCTTCATGCCGACCGGCCTGCTGGGCCGGCCGGAAGTCGAAAAAGTCTGA
- the livM gene encoding high-affinity branched-chain amino acid ABC transporter permease LivM, translating into MAKLAHAAAAPVAAATVGVGFIFKKALISALVALVLFSLMIGVRTEAGPEGGLIYWTRFGDLAGMVGGVFVGSIVVELLRMWWGPVDTSKMMPAGARKTLGLAGRIVAPALLIFTFLVPVIFYNQRYILDLGILVLTYVMLGWGLNIVVGLAGLLDLGYVAFYAVGAYSYALLATNFGLSFWICLPLAGILAAFWGMILGFPVLRLRGDYLAIVTLAFGEIIRLVIINWQTLTGGPNGISGIPRPTLFGIPLAPGPNGLAAQLGIPFSPTHRLVFLFYLILILALITNWATIRLRRLPIGRAWEALREDEVACRALGINTTTTKLTAFATGAMFGGFAGAFFATRQGFISPESFTFQESALVLAIVVLGGMGSQLGVALAAVTLIGGFELFRGLDQFRMLVFGMAMVLLMIWRPRGLIGHRAPTVYLDHKQAISSDLVKEGHG; encoded by the coding sequence GTGGCAAAACTCGCGCACGCCGCTGCTGCCCCTGTCGCCGCCGCCACGGTCGGCGTCGGTTTCATCTTCAAGAAAGCCCTGATCAGCGCCCTCGTGGCGCTGGTTTTATTTTCGCTGATGATCGGTGTCCGCACCGAGGCCGGCCCTGAGGGCGGCCTGATCTACTGGACCCGGTTCGGCGATCTCGCCGGCATGGTCGGCGGCGTATTCGTCGGCTCGATCGTGGTCGAACTGCTGCGGATGTGGTGGGGCCCGGTCGACACCTCGAAGATGATGCCGGCCGGCGCGCGCAAGACACTCGGCCTCGCCGGCCGCATCGTCGCTCCGGCGCTGCTGATCTTCACCTTCCTGGTGCCGGTGATCTTCTACAATCAGCGCTACATTCTCGATCTCGGCATCCTGGTGCTGACCTATGTGATGCTCGGCTGGGGGCTGAACATCGTGGTCGGCCTCGCCGGCCTGCTCGATCTCGGCTACGTGGCGTTCTACGCGGTCGGCGCCTACTCCTATGCGCTGCTCGCCACCAATTTCGGCCTGTCGTTCTGGATCTGCCTGCCGCTCGCCGGCATCCTCGCCGCGTTCTGGGGCATGATCCTCGGCTTCCCGGTGCTGCGACTACGCGGCGATTATCTCGCGATCGTCACTCTCGCGTTCGGCGAAATCATCCGCCTCGTCATCATCAACTGGCAGACGCTGACCGGCGGCCCCAACGGCATCAGCGGCATTCCGCGCCCGACGCTGTTCGGCATTCCGCTGGCGCCGGGGCCGAACGGATTGGCGGCGCAGCTCGGCATTCCATTCTCGCCGACGCATCGCCTCGTCTTCCTGTTCTATCTGATCCTGATCCTGGCGCTGATCACCAACTGGGCGACCATTCGGCTGCGCCGGCTGCCGATCGGCCGCGCCTGGGAAGCGCTGCGCGAGGACGAAGTGGCCTGCCGCGCGCTCGGCATCAACACCACCACGACCAAGCTCACCGCCTTCGCCACCGGCGCGATGTTCGGCGGCTTTGCGGGTGCGTTCTTCGCAACCCGGCAGGGCTTCATCTCGCCGGAGTCCTTCACCTTCCAAGAGTCGGCGCTGGTGCTGGCGATCGTCGTGCTCGGCGGCATGGGCTCGCAGCTCGGCGTCGCGCTCGCCGCTGTAACGCTGATCGGCGGCTTCGAACTGTTCCGCGGCCTCGATCAGTTCCGCATGCTGGTGTTCGGCATGGCGATGGTGCTGCTGATGATCTGGCGGCCGCGCGGCCTGATCGGCCACCGCGCCCCGACCGTGTATCTCGACCACAAGCAGGCGATCTCGTCCGACCTCGTCAAGGAAGGCCACGGATGA
- a CDS encoding ABC transporter ATP-binding protein produces MSADQNILRVSGLSMRFGGILAVNDLSFAAHRGKITALIGPNGAGKTTVFNCITGFYRPSAGEISLTHDGGETHRLDRLNDFRITKIAKVARTFQNIRLFPGMTALENLMVAQHNALMRASGLTFLGLFGAPSWRAAEKQAIERATYWLDQIGLRSRADDAAGNLPYGDQRRLEIARAMCTEPVLLCLDEPAAGLNARESGELSQLLRKIRSGGTSILLIEHDMSVVMEISDHVVVLDHGVKIADGTPREIRDDPRVIAAYLGVEDEEVEKVEQELGL; encoded by the coding sequence ATGAGCGCGGACCAGAACATCCTGCGCGTCAGCGGCCTGAGCATGCGGTTCGGCGGCATTCTCGCCGTCAACGACCTGTCGTTCGCTGCGCACCGCGGCAAGATCACCGCGCTGATCGGCCCCAACGGCGCCGGCAAGACCACGGTGTTCAACTGCATCACCGGCTTCTACAGGCCGAGCGCCGGCGAGATCAGCCTGACGCATGATGGTGGCGAGACCCACCGGCTCGACCGGCTCAACGACTTCCGCATCACCAAGATCGCCAAGGTGGCCCGCACCTTCCAGAACATCCGGCTGTTCCCCGGCATGACGGCGCTGGAGAACCTGATGGTGGCGCAGCACAACGCGCTGATGCGCGCCTCCGGCCTCACCTTCCTCGGCCTGTTCGGCGCGCCGTCGTGGCGAGCGGCCGAGAAGCAGGCGATCGAACGCGCGACCTACTGGCTCGACCAGATCGGGCTGCGCAGCCGTGCCGACGATGCCGCCGGCAACCTGCCTTATGGCGATCAGCGCCGGCTGGAAATCGCGCGCGCGATGTGCACCGAGCCGGTGCTGCTGTGCCTCGATGAACCTGCAGCCGGCCTCAACGCGCGCGAGAGCGGCGAGCTCAGCCAACTGCTTCGCAAGATCCGCTCCGGCGGCACTTCGATCCTGCTGATCGAACACGACATGAGCGTGGTGATGGAAATCTCCGACCACGTCGTCGTGCTCGACCACGGCGTCAAGATCGCCGACGGCACCCCGCGCGAGATCCGCGACGACCCCCGCGTCATCGCTGCCTATCTGGGCGTCGAGGACGAAGAGGTCGAAAAGGTCGAGCAGGAGCTCGGGCTGTGA
- a CDS encoding ABC transporter ATP-binding protein — protein MTSTAPLLKIENLRAAYGKIEALKGVDLEIAPGEIVALIGANGAGKSTLMMSIFGKPRAKAGRIVFDGVDITARPTHLIARMSIAQSPEGRRIFPRMSVAENLQMGADAGTGSNEERAATLERVLTLFPRLRERFDQRGGTLSGGEQQMLAIGRALMSRPRLLLLDEPSLGLAPLITRQIFDAIRTLNKQDRLTVLIVEQNANHALKLAHRGYVLVNGLITMSGTGADLLARPEVRAAYLEGGRGS, from the coding sequence ATGACCTCCACCGCCCCCCTGCTCAAAATCGAAAACCTCCGCGCCGCCTACGGCAAGATCGAGGCGCTGAAAGGTGTCGATCTCGAGATCGCGCCCGGCGAGATCGTCGCGCTGATCGGCGCCAATGGTGCCGGCAAGTCGACGCTGATGATGTCGATCTTCGGCAAGCCGCGCGCCAAGGCCGGCCGCATCGTGTTCGACGGCGTCGATATCACCGCGCGGCCGACACACCTGATCGCGCGGATGAGCATCGCGCAGTCGCCGGAGGGCCGCCGCATCTTCCCGCGGATGAGCGTCGCCGAAAATCTGCAGATGGGCGCCGATGCCGGAACCGGCAGCAACGAAGAACGCGCCGCCACGCTCGAACGCGTGCTGACGCTGTTTCCGCGGCTGCGTGAACGCTTCGACCAGCGCGGCGGCACGCTCTCGGGCGGCGAGCAGCAGATGCTGGCGATCGGCCGCGCACTGATGAGCCGGCCGCGACTGCTGCTGCTCGACGAGCCGTCGCTCGGCCTCGCGCCGCTGATCACCCGGCAGATCTTCGACGCGATCCGCACCCTGAACAAGCAGGACAGGCTCACCGTGCTGATCGTCGAGCAGAACGCCAACCACGCGCTGAAGCTGGCGCATCGCGGCTACGTGCTGGTCAACGGTCTGATCACCATGAGCGGGACCGGCGCCGATCTGTTGGCCCGGCCGGAAGTGCGAGCCGCGTATCTCGAAGGCGGCCGCGGCAGCTGA
- a CDS encoding branched-chain amino acid ABC transporter substrate-binding protein, whose protein sequence is MTLKLLGLAFGVSLALSTTALAQDIKVSVAGPMTGGESAFGRQLKNGAEQAVVDLNAKGGLLGKKLVLDVEDDACDPKQARSVAEKIAGDGIPFVAGHFCSSSSIPASEAYADGNVLQITPASTNPLFTERKLWNVLRVCGRDDQQGLVAAEYILKNYKGKNVAILNDKTTYGKGLADETKKALNKAGFQEKMFESYNKGDNDFNSIVSRLKRDAIDLVYIGGYHREAGLILRQMRDQGLSTVMMAGDAMNDKEFASITGPLAAGTLFTFGPDPRNKPTAKQIVETFKGKGIDPEGYTLYTYAAFQVWSQAVEKAKSTDPKKVIDTIKAGEWDTVLGKMAFDAKGDIKAIDYVVYKWDAKGGYAEIGN, encoded by the coding sequence ATGACACTCAAGCTTCTCGGTTTGGCATTCGGCGTCTCGTTGGCGCTCTCGACCACGGCGCTGGCGCAGGACATCAAGGTCTCGGTCGCCGGTCCGATGACCGGCGGCGAATCCGCGTTCGGCCGGCAGCTCAAGAACGGCGCCGAGCAGGCGGTGGTCGATCTCAACGCCAAGGGCGGTCTGCTCGGCAAGAAGCTGGTGCTCGACGTGGAAGACGATGCCTGCGATCCGAAGCAGGCGCGTTCGGTCGCCGAGAAGATTGCGGGCGACGGCATCCCGTTCGTTGCCGGTCACTTCTGCTCGTCGTCGTCGATCCCCGCGTCGGAAGCTTACGCCGACGGCAACGTGTTGCAGATCACGCCGGCCTCGACCAACCCGCTGTTCACCGAGCGCAAGCTGTGGAACGTGCTGCGCGTCTGCGGCCGTGACGATCAGCAGGGCCTGGTCGCCGCCGAGTACATCCTGAAGAACTACAAGGGCAAGAACGTCGCCATCCTCAACGACAAGACCACCTACGGCAAGGGTCTGGCCGACGAGACCAAGAAGGCGCTGAACAAGGCCGGCTTCCAGGAAAAGATGTTCGAGTCCTACAACAAGGGCGACAACGACTTTAACTCGATCGTGTCGCGGCTGAAGCGCGATGCCATCGATCTGGTGTATATCGGCGGTTATCACCGCGAGGCCGGCCTGATCCTGCGCCAGATGCGCGACCAGGGCCTCAGCACCGTGATGATGGCCGGCGACGCGATGAACGACAAGGAATTCGCCTCGATCACCGGCCCGCTCGCCGCAGGCACGCTGTTCACCTTCGGCCCCGACCCGCGCAACAAGCCGACCGCCAAGCAGATCGTCGAAACCTTCAAGGGCAAGGGCATCGATCCGGAAGGCTACACCCTCTACACCTACGCGGCGTTCCAGGTGTGGTCGCAGGCGGTCGAGAAGGCTAAGTCGACCGATCCGAAGAAGGTGATCGACACCATCAAGGCCGGCGAGTGGGACACCGTGCTCGGCAAGATGGCCTTCGACGCCAAGGGCGACATCAAGGCGATCGACTACGTCGTCTACAAATGGGACGCCAAGGGCGGCTACGCCGAGATCGGCAACTGA